The following are encoded together in the Plasmodium vinckei vinckei genome assembly, chromosome: PVVCY_12 genome:
- a CDS encoding DnaJ protein, putative, which translates to MSFLIYLENGQIMPHCIEDEGVEEKNLISNIFSTRKPKHAGAGLVSGLKSVTKGIIVGTSFLFISPYLCAKAEGINGFFKGVFFGILSAIVIPVISVGVASYQIGRGIINTPESITQRALGKMWDDEKREWYDFYYNLDDEANKLLNDSDDDDKNNANSDKKRSDVNNDEYYNKNGNIKVKNDEYYQILKVPIDASQNEIKRQYYKLAKEFHPDKCSDLKAKEHFQKIGEAYQVLGDVERRRRYDREGKNAINNMQFIDSTFFFTLLFGSEKLDPYIGKLRMVMYVEYEQLYKDEDVQRIILKAQNKREVKLALHLRDMITNYINESNSEEYIIKFKKEIHELCQTSFGHVILENVAWSYENCANQFLGDKYSLFGISGKYYKMQQKKRVIGTGLKFVRTLIKTSSLASQIQKENDEDISIEKSIKANKKLEDSLPTVVETMLNICLIDIDQTIKGVCKKVFTDMSVDESVRKARAESLIVLAKVMKKVIQEYAKNNEITDTKKLFEDACMRACQKPDDDYN; encoded by the exons atgtcctttcttatttatttagaaAATGGTCAAATAATGCCTCATTGCATAGAAGACGAAGGGGTGGAAgagaaaaatttaattagcaatatattttcaacaaGAAAACCCAAACATGCAGGTGCTGGATTAGTATCTGGTTTAAAATCCGTAACAAAGGGGATAATAGTAGGAActagttttttatttatttcaccATACTTGTGTGCAAAAGCAGAAGGTATAAATGGATTTTTTAAAGGCGTTTTCTTTGGTATATTAAGTGCAATAGTTATCCCAGTAATATCAGTAGGAGTAGCTAGCTATCAAATAGGTCGAGGTATAATAAATACGCCTGAATCGATAACTCAAAGGGCATTAGGAAAAATGTGGgatgatgaaaaaagagAATGGTATgacttttattataatttagatGATGaagcaaataaattattaaatgataGTGATGATGatgacaaaaataatgcaaATTCTGATAAAAAGAGAAGCGATgtaaataatgatgaatattataataaaaacggAAATATCAAagttaaaaatgatgaatattatcaaatattaaaagtCCCCATAGATGCTAgtcaaaatgaaataaaaagacaatattataaattagcTAAAGAGTTTCATCCAGATAAATGTTCAGATTTAAAAGCAAAAGaacattttcaaaaaattggTGAAGCATATCAAGTTTTAGGGGATGTTgaaagaagaagaagataTGATAGAGAAGGTAAAAATgctattaataatatgcaaTTTATTGATagcacatttttttttaccttATTATTTGGTAGTGAAAAATTAGATCCTTATATTGGAAAACTAAGAATGGTTATGTATGTAGAGTATgaacaattatataaagatgAGGATGTCCAAcgtataatattaaaagcacaaaataaaagagaAGTAAAATTAGCATTACATTTAAGAGATATGATAactaattatattaacGAAAGTAATAGTgaagaatatattataaaatttaaaaaagaaatccATGAATTATGTCAAACATCATTTGGTCATGTCATTTTAGAAAATGTTGCATGGTCATATGAAAATTGCGCTAACCAATTTTTAGGTGATAAATATAGCTTATTTGGTATTAgtggaaaatattataaaatgcaacaaaaaaaaagagttATAGGAACAGgattaaaatttgttagAACTTTAATTAAAACTAGTTCACTAGCTAGCCAAATTCAAAAAGAAAACGATGAAGATATCTCTATTGAAAAATCAATCaaagcaaataaaaaacttgAAGACTCATTACCAACAGTTGTAGAAACTATGctaaatatttgtttgaTTGATATTGATCAAACTATAAAAGGGGTTTGTAAAAAAGTTTTTACGGATATGTCTGTTGATGAAAGCGTAAGAAAAGCCAGAGCAGAATCGCTTATTGTTTTAGCTAAAGTTATGAAAAAGGTTATACAAGAATATGCAAAAAACAATGAAATAACGGATACTaagaaattatttgaaGATGCCTGTATGAG GGCGTGCCAAAAACCGGATGATGACTATAATTAG
- a CDS encoding dynein light chain Tctex-type, putative, with product METDTILETHNYVNGIYSIIDDVLKNKTYSNSEINKWSNIICEECMKYLYSKTLPLKYIISCYILKNSNAETSIQYSTYWGKDDRHLQICWPNDQNNCNMLCYINVYALKVSDGSVAQL from the exons ATGGAAACTGAT ACAATATTGGAAACCCATAACTATGTCAATGGAATATATTCCATTATCGATG ACGTTTTAAAGAACAAAACGTACTCAAATAGTGAA ATTAACAAATGGTCCAATATAATTTGTGAAGAATgcatgaaatatttatactcGAAAACGCTTCCTCTCAAATACATTA taagttgttatattttaaagaattCGAATGCAGAGACTTCTATTCAATATTCCACTTACTGGGGAAAAGATGACA gGCATCTTCAAATATGTTGGCCAAATGACCAAAATAATTGCAACATGCTTTGCTACATTAATGTCTATGCCCTAAAAGTATCAGATGGATCCGTAGCTCAGCTCTAA
- a CDS encoding mitochondrial processing peptidase alpha subunit, putative codes for MNTNIQKLKLVLNKTKFGNKSYSHDASKLKRNPNLEKLYTGDKHDFSKVIFKKEQIEDVIKEVKFDYYYFNEGKKNKYKDIPLNVSIIKDSDLPPYKPVDDKLNFSILENDLKIISTNKNSGVCSIGLYIKCGSRYEEISDKINEQGMSVMIENMAFHSTAHLSHLRAIKSLEKIGANVSCNAFREHIVYTCECLNEYLPVVINLLIGNVLFPRFLSWEMKNNVNRLNTMRAKLFENNEMYITELLHNTAWYNNTLGNKLYVSESNIENYTSENLRNFMLKHFSPKNMTLVGINVDHNELTKWTSRAFQDYVPIPYVKQNEVTPNYTGGFVSVEDKNIKKTNIAIAYETKGGWKTSDMITLTVLQTLMGGGGSFSTGGPGKGMYSRLFLNVLNNYNFIESCMAFSTQHSDTGLFGLYFTGDPANTKDIINSMALEFHKMNKCTDEELNRAKKSLKSFMWMSLEYKSILMEDIARQMMILNRILSGKQLCDAIDAVTKEDINRVVSQFLKTKPTVVVYGNISHSPHYDEICKMLG; via the exons atgaacacaaatatacaaaagCTGAAACTTGTTCTtaacaaaacaaaatttgGTAACAAATCCTATAGTCATGATGCTTCCAAGTTAAAAAGAAATCcaaatttagaaaaattatacacaGGGGATAAACATGATTTTAGCAaagttatttttaaaaaagaacaaaTAGAGGACGTAATAAAAGAAGTCAAatttgattattattattttaatgaaggaaaaaaaaacaaatataaagatataCCATTGAATGTTTCTATAATTAAAGACTCCGATTTACCACCTTATAAGCCTGTTGATgacaaattaaatttttctatCCTTGAAAATgacttaaaaataatttcgaccaataaaaatagcGGAGTCTGCTCCATAG gattatacataaaatgTGGATCTAGGTATGAAGAAATAAGcgacaaaataaatgaacaGGGAATGAGTGTAATGATTGAAAATATGGCATTTCATAGTACTGCTCATTTATCCCATTTAAGGGCCATAAAAagtttagaaaaaataggAGCCAATGTTAGTTGTAACGCTTTTCGAGAACatattgtatatacatGTGAATGtttaaatgaatatttacCAGTAGTTATAAATTTACTAATAGGAAACGTTTTATTTCCACGTTTTTTATCATgggaaatgaaaaataatgttaacAGATTAAATACTATGAGAGCAAAactatttgaaaataatgaaatgtatataacagaattattacataataCAGCTTggtataataatacattaggtaataaattatatgtatcTGAATCgaatatagaaaattatacatctgaaaatttaagaaattttatgttaaaacatttttccCCTAAAAATATGACACTAGTTGGTATCAATGTTGATCATAATGAATTAACAAAATGGACTTCCAGAGCTTTTCAAGATTATGTTCCAATACCATATGTTAAACAAAACGAAGTAACTCCAAATTATACTGGGGGTTTTGTAAGTGttgaagataaaaatataaaaaaaacaaatattgcTATAGCATATGAAACCAAAGGAGGATGGAAAACATCCGATATGATTACATTAACAGTTTTACAAACTTTGATGGGTGGTGGTGGTTCTTTTTCGACTGGCGGACCAGGAAAAGGAATGTATTCtcgattatttttaaatgttttaaataattacaattttatagaATCTTGTATGGCCTTTAGCACCCAACATTCAGATACTGGCCTTTTTggattatattttacagGAGATCCAGCAAATACTAaagatataattaatagtATGGCATTAGAATTtcataaaatgaataaatgtACTGATGAAGAATTAAATCGAGCTAAGAAAAGTTTAAAAAGCTTTATGTGGATGAGCTTAGAATATAAATCAATACTAATGGAAGATATAGCTAGACAAATGATGATTCTAAATAGAATACTTTCCGGAAAACAATTATGTGATGCTATTGATGCTGTAACTAAAGAAGATATTAACAGAGTTGTTTcccaatttttaaaaaccaAACCTACTGTCGTGGTATATGGAAATATTAGTCACTCCCCACATTATGATGAAATATGCAAAATGCTTGGATAA
- a CDS encoding ABC transporter B family member 1, putative multidrug resistance protein 1, putative → MADEKSNDNNIKHEAEKELNKKSTVELFKKIKKQNIPLFLPFYSLPSKHKRLLALSFLCATISGAALPIFVTVFGNTMANMNMGTSVNAMVLKLVIVGICQFLISSTSCLCMNTVTTEIIRILKLKYLKSVFHQDGEFHDNNPGSKLTSDLNFYLEQIHSGIGTKFTTIFTYSSSFLGLFFVSLYKNARLTLCITCVFPIIYIIGSICNTKVRLNTKTSLLYNNNTMSIIDEALVGIKTVVSYCGESTILKKFKLSEQFYSKYMLKANFMESLHVGFINGFILAAYSMGFWYGTRIMIHDIKNMNSTSNFNGGSVISILLGVLIGVFMLTIILPNATEYMKALEATNNIHEIINRKPAVDRNQNKGKKLDDIKKIEFKNVKFHYSTREDVEIYKDLNFTLKEGNTYAFVGESGCGKSTILKLLERFYDPTDGDIVINGAHSLKDIDLKWWRSKIGVVSQDPLLFSNSIKNNIKYSLISPNTLEAMENGFTMNENNSKNGKSTSILDEISKKNTTDDLLEVVSSINSIEDSKVIGVSKKVLIHDFVAALPDKYDTLVGSSASKLSGGQKQRISIGRAVIRNPKILILDEATSYLDNKSEYLVQKTINNLKGNENRITIIIAHRLSTIRYANQIFVLSNRDQESTGTDGKKQGAINSNNGSVIVEQGTHDSLMKNKNGIYYSMIQNQKVSLNENGGNSDDNNSSVYKDSNTGDAKSSSDRNLNIDIDKNFNTKKEKEIADADKASKPSFFKRMFGKKEKKPNNLSIVYKEIFSQRKEVVIILLSTIVAGGLYPLFAILFAEYVVTLFDIPNLEYNSNKYSIYMLLIALAMFISETLKNYYNHKIGEKVESKIKYLLFENILHQEIAFFDKDANAPGLLTSYINRDVHLLKTGLVNNIVIFTHFIILLIVSTILSLYFCPIIAIALTLAYTLVMRAISTRIRMEKSNKIEKIGDNNDASLTYTSDDEIFKDPNFLIQEAFYNIHTIITYGLEDYYCKLIENALDNHIKEQKRATIKNSLLWGFSQCTQLFINAFAYWLGSILIEHKIIVVDNFMKSLFTFLFTGSYGGKLMSFKGDSDNAKIAYDKYYPLMVRKSNIDVRDEGGIRIKNPQQIDGNIEVKDVNFRYLSRPNVPIYKDLSFSCDSKKTTAIVGETGCGKSTIMHLLMRFYDLKDDHVLLDNQHIEKDNKDKSNDIEMKDATTMNDLNELHNKNANQEFTLYKNSGKILLDGVDICDYNLKDLRRLFAIVNQEPMLFNMSIYENIKFGKEDATLEDVKRACRFAAIDEFIESLPNKYDTNVGPYGKSLSGGQKQRVAIARALLREPKILLLDEATSSLDSHSEKLIEKTIVDIKDRADRTIITIAHRIASIKRSNKIVVFNNPDKNGSFVQAQKTHDELIRDKDSVYTKYVKLTK, encoded by the coding sequence atggCGGACGAAAAAAGTAATGACAATAATATCAAACATGAAGCTGAgaaagaattaaataagAAATCTACCGTTGAGCTGTTTaaaaagataaagaaacaaaatattcCACTGTTTTTGCCATTTTATTCACTACCATCCAAACACAAGAGATTATTAgctttatcttttttatgtgCAACAATATCAGGAGCTGCGTTACCCATTTTTGTTACGGTGTTTGGTAACACTATGgcaaatatgaatatggGAACGAGTGTAAATGCGATGGTTTTAAAATTAGTAATAGTTGGTATATGTCAATTTTTGATATCATCGACTTCATGTTTATGCATGAATACTGTTACTACAGAGATTATaagaatattaaaattaaaatatttaaaaagtgtTTTTCATCAAGATGGAGAATTTCATGATAATAACCCAGGTTCTAAATTAACATCcgatttaaatttttatttagaaCAAATACATTCAGGAATAGGAACAAAATTTACTacaatatttacatatagcAGTTCATTCTTAGGTTTATTTTTCgtatcattatataaaaatgcaaGATTAACATTATGTATTACATGTGTGTTcccaataatatatataatcgGTTCGATATGTAATACAAAAGTCCgattaaatacaaaaacatcactattatataataacaatacaATGTCTATAATTGATGAAGCATTAGTTGGTATTAAAACAGTTGTAAGTTATTGTGGAGAAAGTacaattttgaaaaaatttaaattatcagAACAATTTTATAGTAAATACATGTTAAAGGCAAATTTTATGGAATCACTACATGTTGGTTTTATTAATGGATTTATATTAGCTGCATATTCTATGGGATTTTGGTATGGTACTAGAATTATGATACATGATATTAAGAATATGAACTCAACTAGCAATTTCAATGGGGGCTCAGTtatatcaattttattagGAGTTCTTATTGGTGTCTTTATGCTTACTATTATATTACCAAATGCTACTGAATATATGAAAGCGTTAGAGGCAACTAACAATATACatgaaattattaacaGAAAGCCAGCTGTTGACagaaatcaaaataaaggtaaaaaattagatgatattaaaaaaatcgaatttaaaaatgtcaaATTTCATTATAGTACTCGAGAAGATGTTGAAATTTATAAGGATTTGAATTTTACATTAAAAGAAGGAAATACTTATGCATTTGTTGGAGAATCTGGATGTGGTAAAtcaacaattttaaaattgctTGAACGATTTTATGATCCAACAGATGGAGATATTGTTATTAATGGTGCACACAGTTTGAAAGACATTGACTTAAAATGGTGGAGATCTAAAATTGGAGTAGTTAGTCAAGATCCTTTGTTGTTTAGCAAttctattaaaaataatattaaatatagttTAATAAGCCCCAATACTTTAGAAGCAATGGAAAATGGATTCACCATGAACGAAAATAATAGCAAAAATGGAAAGTCCACTAGTATTTTGGATGAAATATCTAAGAAAAATACAACTGATGATTTATTAGAAGTAGTATCGTCTATTAATTCTATTGAAGATTCAAAAGTAATTGGTGTATCTAAGAAAGTGTTAATCCACGATTTTGTTGCAGCATTACCAGACAAATATGACACTTTAGTAGGTTCTAGTGCATCTAAGTTATCAGGTGGACAAAAACAAAGAATATCTATAGGTAGAGCTGTTATTAGAAATCCTAAGATTTTAATACTTGATGAAGCTACGTCATATCTTGATAATAAATCAGAATATTTAGTTCAGAAAACAATTAACAATTTAAAAGGAAATGAAAATCGTATTACCATTATTATTGCTCATAGATTGAGTACTATTCGATATGCTAATCAAATTTTTGTCTTATCAAACAGAGATCAAGAATCAACAGGAACTgatggaaaaaaacaagGTGCTATAAATAGCAACAACGGAAGTGTAATAGTTGAACAAGGTACTCATGATAGTttgatgaaaaataaaaatggtattTACTATTCTATGATTCAAAACCAGAAAGTAtcattaaatgaaaatggcGGAAATAGCGATGACAATAATAGTAGTGTATATAAAGATTCTAATACAGGTGATGCTAAATCTTCTAGTGATAGAAATCTGAATATTgatatagataaaaatttcaatactaaaaaagaaaaagagaTTGCTGATGCTGATAAAGCAAGTAAACCATCATTTTTCAAAAGAATGTTTGGAAAGAAAGAGAAGAAACCTAATAATTTGAGTATagtatataaagaaatattttctcAAAGAAAAGAGGTTGTTATTATACTTTTAAGTACTATAGTAGCAGGTGGTTTATATCCATTGTTTgctatattatttgcaGAATACGTTGTGACATTATTTGATATCCCGAACTTAGaatataattcaaataaatattctatATACATGTTACTTATTGCTTTAGCTATGTTTATTTCtgaaacattaaaaaattattacaatcATAAAATTGGAGAAAAGGTTGAAagcaaaattaaatatttattgttcGAGAATATACTACATCAAGAAATTgctttttttgataaagaTGCAAATGCTCCTGGATTGTTAACATCGTATATTAACAGAGATgtacatttattaaaaactggtttagtaaataatattgtaatatttacgcattttattattttgcttATTGTTAGTACGATTTTGTCATTGTATTTTTGCCCAATAATAGCAATAGCTTTAACATTAGCATATACCCTTGTAATGCGAGCTATTTCTACAAGAATTCGAATGGAAAAATCTAATAAAATAGAGAAAATTGGAGATAATAATGATGCCTCCCTTACATATACTAGTGatgatgaaatatttaaagatcctaattttttaattcaagaagcattttataatatccaCACAATTATTACATATGGATTAGAAgattattattgtaaatTGATAGAAAATGCATTAGATAATCACATTAAAGAGCAAAAAAGAGcaactataaaaaattcattattatgGGGATTTAGTCAATGTAcacaattatttattaatgcATTTGCTTATTGGCTCGGTTCCATATTGATAGAACACAAAATTATAGTTGTTgataattttatgaaatctttatttacatttttatttactggTAGTTATGGTGGTAAGTTAATGTCCTTCAAAGGAGACTCAGATAATGCTAAAATAgcatatgataaatattatcCTTTAATGGTTAGAAAATCAAATATAGATGTAAGAGATGAGGGTGGTATAAGAATAAAGAATCCACAACAAATAGACGGAAATATAGAAGTGAAGGATGTTAACTTTAGATATTTATCTAGACCAAATGTaccaatatataaagatttGTCATTTAGTTGTGATAGCAAAAAAACTACTGCTATAGTTGGAGAAACAGGATGCGGTAAATCCACAATTATGCATTTATTGATGCGATTCTACGATTTGAAAGATGACCACGTTTTATTAGATAATCAACATATTGAAAAAGACAATAAAGATAAATCAAATGATATAGAAATGAAAGATGCAACTACTATGAATGATTTGAACGAATTGCATAACAAAAACGCAAATCAAGAATTTACTCTTTACAAAAATAGTGGTAAAATTTTACTTGATGGCGTAGATATTTGCGATTATAACTTAAAAGATCTAAGAAGATTATTTGCGATAGTTAACCAAGAACCAATGTTGTTTAATATGTctatttatgaaaatataaaattcgGTAAAGAAGATGCAACATTAGAAGATGTAAAAAGGGCTTGCAGATTTGCTGCTATTGACGAATTTATTGAATCATtaccaaataaatatgatactAACGTAGGACCTTATGGAAAAAGTTTATCAGGTGGTCAAAAACAACGAGTTGCTATTGCTAGAGCCCTATTAAGAGAACCTAAAATATTGTTGTTAGACGAAGCTACATCATCTCTTGATTCACACtcagaaaaattaattgaaAAAACCATTGTTGATATTAAAGATAGAGCTGACAGAACCATCATTACTATTGCTCACAGAATCGCATCTATCAAAagatcaaataaaattgtagtTTTTAACAACCCAGATAAAAATGGATCTTTTGTTCAAGCCCAAAAAACACACGACGAATTGATTCGCGATAAAGATAGtgtttatacaaaatatgtcAAATTAACTAAATAA